A genome region from Macaca fascicularis isolate 582-1 chromosome 3, T2T-MFA8v1.1 includes the following:
- the PSPH gene encoding phosphoserine phosphatase isoform X1 — MVSHSELRKLFYSADAVCFDVDSTVIREEGIDELAKICGVEDAVSEMTRRAMGGAVPFKSALTERLALIQPSREQVQRLIAEHPPHLTPGIRELVSRLQERNVQVFLISGGFRSIVEHVASKLNIPGTNVFANRLKFYFNGEYAGFDETQPTAESGGKGKVIKLLKEKFHFKKIIMIGDGATDMEACPPADAFIGFGGNVIRQQVKDNAKWYITDFVELVGELEE; from the exons ATGGTCTCCCACTCAGAGCTAAGGAAGCTGTTCTACTCAGCAGATGCTGTATGTTTTGATGTTGACAGCACCGTCATTAGAGAAGAAGGAATCGATGAGCTAGCCAAAATCTGTGGCGTTGAGGACGCGGTGTCAGAAAT GACACGGCGAGCCATGGGCGGGGCAGTGCCTTTCAAATCTGCTCTCACAGAGCGCTTAGCCCTCATCCAGCCCTCCAGGGAGCAGGTGCAGAGACTCATAGCAGAGCACCCCCCACACCTGACCCCCGGCATAAG GGAGCTGGTAAGTCGCCTACAGGAGCGAAATGTTCAGGTTTTCCTAATATCTGGTGGCTTTAGGAGTATTGTAGAGCATGTTGCTTCAAAGCTCAATATCCCAGGAACCAATGTATTTGCCAATAGGCTGAAATTCTACTTTAACG GTGAATATGCAGGTTTTGATGAGACACAGCCAACAGCTGAAtctggtggaaaaggaaaagtgattaaacttttaaaggaaaaatttcattttaagaaaataatcatgATTGGAGATGGTGCCACAGACATGGAAGCCTGTCCCCCTGCT gATGCTTTCATTGGATTTGGAGGAAATGTGATCAGGCAACAAGTCAAGGATAACGCCAAATGGTATATCACTGATTTTGTGGAGCTGGTGGGAGAGCTGGAAGAATAA
- the PSPH gene encoding phosphoserine phosphatase isoform X4, with protein sequence MNPRKILPTMVSHSELRKLFYSADAVCFDVDSTVIREEGIDELAKICGVEDAVSEMTRRAMGGAVPFKSALTERLALIQPSREQVQRLIAEHPPHLTPGIRELVSRLQERNVQVFLISGGFRSIVEHVASKLNIPGTNVFANRLKFYFNGEYAGFDETQPTAESGGKGKVIKLLKEKFHFKKIIMIGDGATDMEACPPADAFIGFGGNVIRQQVKDNAKWYITDFVELVGELEE encoded by the exons atgaatcc aagGAAAATTCTTCCAACAATGGTCTCCCACTCAGAGCTAAGGAAGCTGTTCTACTCAGCAGATGCTGTATGTTTTGATGTTGACAGCACCGTCATTAGAGAAGAAGGAATCGATGAGCTAGCCAAAATCTGTGGCGTTGAGGACGCGGTGTCAGAAAT GACACGGCGAGCCATGGGCGGGGCAGTGCCTTTCAAATCTGCTCTCACAGAGCGCTTAGCCCTCATCCAGCCCTCCAGGGAGCAGGTGCAGAGACTCATAGCAGAGCACCCCCCACACCTGACCCCCGGCATAAG GGAGCTGGTAAGTCGCCTACAGGAGCGAAATGTTCAGGTTTTCCTAATATCTGGTGGCTTTAGGAGTATTGTAGAGCATGTTGCTTCAAAGCTCAATATCCCAGGAACCAATGTATTTGCCAATAGGCTGAAATTCTACTTTAACG GTGAATATGCAGGTTTTGATGAGACACAGCCAACAGCTGAAtctggtggaaaaggaaaagtgattaaacttttaaaggaaaaatttcattttaagaaaataatcatgATTGGAGATGGTGCCACAGACATGGAAGCCTGTCCCCCTGCT gATGCTTTCATTGGATTTGGAGGAAATGTGATCAGGCAACAAGTCAAGGATAACGCCAAATGGTATATCACTGATTTTGTGGAGCTGGTGGGAGAGCTGGAAGAATAA
- the PSPH gene encoding phosphoserine phosphatase isoform X3, protein MVSHSELRKLFYSADAVCFDVDSTVIREEGIDELAKICGVEDAVSEMELVSRLQERNVQVFLISGGFRSIVEHVASKLNIPGTNVFANRLKFYFNGEYAGFDETQPTAESGGKGKVIKLLKEKFHFKKIIMIGDGATDMEACPPADAFIGFGGNVIRQQVKDNAKWYITDFVELVGELEE, encoded by the exons ATGGTCTCCCACTCAGAGCTAAGGAAGCTGTTCTACTCAGCAGATGCTGTATGTTTTGATGTTGACAGCACCGTCATTAGAGAAGAAGGAATCGATGAGCTAGCCAAAATCTGTGGCGTTGAGGACGCGGTGTCAGAAAT GGAGCTGGTAAGTCGCCTACAGGAGCGAAATGTTCAGGTTTTCCTAATATCTGGTGGCTTTAGGAGTATTGTAGAGCATGTTGCTTCAAAGCTCAATATCCCAGGAACCAATGTATTTGCCAATAGGCTGAAATTCTACTTTAACG GTGAATATGCAGGTTTTGATGAGACACAGCCAACAGCTGAAtctggtggaaaaggaaaagtgattaaacttttaaaggaaaaatttcattttaagaaaataatcatgATTGGAGATGGTGCCACAGACATGGAAGCCTGTCCCCCTGCT gATGCTTTCATTGGATTTGGAGGAAATGTGATCAGGCAACAAGTCAAGGATAACGCCAAATGGTATATCACTGATTTTGTGGAGCTGGTGGGAGAGCTGGAAGAATAA
- the PSPH gene encoding phosphoserine phosphatase isoform X2 — MNPRKILPTMVSHSELRKLFYSADAVCFDVDSTVIREEGIDELAKICGVEDAVSEMELVSRLQERNVQVFLISGGFRSIVEHVASKLNIPGTNVFANRLKFYFNGEYAGFDETQPTAESGGKGKVIKLLKEKFHFKKIIMIGDGATDMEACPPADAFIGFGGNVIRQQVKDNAKWYITDFVELVGELEE; from the exons atgaatcc aagGAAAATTCTTCCAACAATGGTCTCCCACTCAGAGCTAAGGAAGCTGTTCTACTCAGCAGATGCTGTATGTTTTGATGTTGACAGCACCGTCATTAGAGAAGAAGGAATCGATGAGCTAGCCAAAATCTGTGGCGTTGAGGACGCGGTGTCAGAAAT GGAGCTGGTAAGTCGCCTACAGGAGCGAAATGTTCAGGTTTTCCTAATATCTGGTGGCTTTAGGAGTATTGTAGAGCATGTTGCTTCAAAGCTCAATATCCCAGGAACCAATGTATTTGCCAATAGGCTGAAATTCTACTTTAACG GTGAATATGCAGGTTTTGATGAGACACAGCCAACAGCTGAAtctggtggaaaaggaaaagtgattaaacttttaaaggaaaaatttcattttaagaaaataatcatgATTGGAGATGGTGCCACAGACATGGAAGCCTGTCCCCCTGCT gATGCTTTCATTGGATTTGGAGGAAATGTGATCAGGCAACAAGTCAAGGATAACGCCAAATGGTATATCACTGATTTTGTGGAGCTGGTGGGAGAGCTGGAAGAATAA